One Chitinophaga sp. H8 DNA window includes the following coding sequences:
- a CDS encoding glycosyl hydrolase family 28-related protein: protein MNKFIIFLAICIFAFACTEATSQAIKKDLLAYNVKDFGALGDGKTDDTQAIQQALDYIIDHGGGTLYFPNGHYRLATIQEKYEVKAHLIIKPNATPGRSYVMIRLAGENCVVTPCAYANHTGKDEGAVWDNGTVLFSDVMGAKLTDPQATPTFILAAGSGGGIYKLNQAVIRLQDLAFQVKAAKGKYPYLSGVNMAHAATLYTDNILIYSSTKNVDLTAPTDDGHYSAGLVAPRIWCNPEQELRNTYVKSAFRYGFIFSEHANGNNLSVWNCDNAFVFAKMDHSAWLGRIHAQNCKNIIKTLDVEFARQVPGSAFFKIEQVGIEINTGQQPIAFNYSNFIVDPENLLHGALNYHIVKSNVGADNSYFNKLGGSHVRNDPSF from the coding sequence ATGAACAAGTTCATTATTTTTCTGGCGATATGCATTTTCGCATTTGCCTGTACTGAAGCAACCTCCCAGGCTATTAAAAAGGATTTACTGGCTTATAATGTTAAAGATTTCGGCGCACTGGGTGATGGGAAAACGGACGATACGCAGGCAATACAACAGGCACTGGACTATATTATTGATCATGGCGGAGGCACATTGTATTTCCCCAACGGGCATTACCGGCTTGCTACCATACAGGAAAAATATGAAGTAAAAGCGCATCTGATCATCAAGCCCAATGCTACTCCGGGAAGATCTTATGTAATGATCCGGTTAGCCGGTGAGAATTGCGTTGTTACTCCCTGCGCCTATGCCAATCATACCGGCAAAGACGAAGGAGCCGTATGGGATAATGGCACCGTACTTTTTTCGGATGTGATGGGAGCAAAACTCACTGATCCCCAGGCAACCCCCACATTTATACTGGCAGCAGGATCCGGTGGCGGGATTTATAAACTTAACCAGGCGGTGATCAGATTGCAGGACCTTGCTTTTCAGGTCAAAGCAGCCAAAGGGAAATACCCTTATTTATCGGGGGTAAATATGGCACATGCTGCCACACTCTACACCGATAATATTTTGATTTACTCCTCCACAAAAAATGTAGACCTTACTGCCCCAACGGATGATGGACATTATTCCGCCGGCTTAGTTGCCCCCAGAATATGGTGTAATCCGGAACAGGAGCTGAGAAATACTTACGTAAAAAGTGCTTTCCGTTATGGATTTATTTTTTCGGAACATGCCAATGGCAATAATCTTTCTGTCTGGAACTGCGACAATGCTTTTGTGTTTGCAAAAATGGACCACTCCGCCTGGCTGGGGCGTATACATGCGCAAAACTGCAAGAACATTATAAAAACGCTGGATGTTGAATTTGCCCGTCAGGTGCCAGGATCGGCCTTCTTTAAAATAGAACAGGTTGGCATCGAAATCAATACCGGTCAGCAGCCCATCGCATTTAATTACAGCAATTTTATAGTAGATCCGGAAAATCTGCTCCATGGAGCATTAAACTATCATATTGTAAAATCCAATGTAGGTGCGGACAACTCCTATTTTAACAAGCTGGGTGGCAGCCATGTACGCAATGATCCCTCCTTCTGA
- a CDS encoding RNA polymerase sigma factor → MTAKSHSHKELLPHLFRLEYAKMTAVLCRHFGLQHIETAEDIVSETFLKATELWGVKGIPENPAAWLYTVAKNKTRDYLRRQAIFATKVTGALLADSSTLAPDFDFQQQTIADSQLAMIFAVCNPANAPEAQICLALQILCGFSVQEIAHAFLAKPDTIKKRLLRARANLRNDHFQIRALAEASIQSRLDTVLSTLYLLFNEGYFSATNDQVIRKDLCSEAIRLTLLLTENALTNTTEANALLALMCYQSSRLDARANDAGETILYEEQDKSLWSAELIEKGNHYLVNACTGAEVSRYHLEAGIAYWHTTPTATNKWAPILQLYNQLLLIAYSPMTALNRTFALAKVYGHERGLAEAETLQLIDNPHYHALLAYLLADTDPGKAIRCYQQAIALTPSKAGKQTLQQAVAKLRQKQQDGA, encoded by the coding sequence ATGACAGCAAAATCCCACTCACATAAGGAACTTTTGCCTCACCTGTTCAGGTTGGAGTATGCTAAAATGACGGCCGTGCTATGCCGTCATTTTGGCTTGCAGCACATCGAAACAGCGGAAGACATTGTGAGTGAAACTTTTTTAAAAGCAACGGAATTATGGGGGGTAAAAGGTATTCCCGAAAATCCTGCCGCCTGGCTGTATACTGTAGCCAAAAATAAAACCAGGGACTATCTCCGGCGGCAGGCCATTTTTGCAACAAAGGTAACCGGCGCCCTCTTAGCCGATAGCAGCACGCTGGCGCCCGACTTTGATTTTCAGCAGCAAACCATTGCCGACAGTCAGCTGGCCATGATCTTTGCTGTATGCAATCCTGCCAATGCCCCCGAAGCACAGATCTGTCTGGCCTTACAGATCCTCTGCGGATTTAGTGTGCAGGAAATTGCCCATGCCTTCCTGGCCAAACCCGACACCATTAAAAAGCGGTTGCTCCGGGCAAGGGCCAACCTGCGGAACGACCATTTCCAGATCCGTGCATTAGCCGAAGCCAGTATACAGTCGCGCCTGGATACAGTATTGAGCACCCTCTACCTGTTGTTCAATGAAGGGTATTTTTCGGCTACCAATGACCAGGTGATCCGGAAAGACCTGTGCTCGGAAGCGATCCGGCTCACGCTGCTGCTCACTGAAAATGCCCTGACCAATACTACTGAAGCCAATGCGCTGCTGGCACTGATGTGCTATCAAAGCTCCCGCCTGGATGCCAGGGCGAATGATGCGGGCGAAACGATCCTGTATGAAGAACAGGATAAAAGTCTGTGGAGTGCCGAGCTGATAGAAAAAGGTAATCATTACCTCGTTAATGCCTGCACCGGGGCTGAAGTATCCAGGTATCACCTGGAAGCAGGCATTGCGTACTGGCATACCACGCCTACCGCCACCAACAAATGGGCACCTATTTTACAGCTGTACAACCAGCTGCTGCTGATCGCCTATTCTCCCATGACCGCCCTGAACCGGACCTTTGCCCTGGCCAAAGTATATGGTCATGAACGGGGCCTTGCCGAAGCGGAAACACTGCAGCTCATAGACAATCCCCATTACCATGCGCTGCTCGCCTATTTGCTTGCGGATACGGACCCCGGTAAAGCCATCCGCTGTTACCAGCAGGCAATAGCCCTGACCCCTTCCAAAGCAGGTAAACAAACCTTGCAGCAGGCGGTAGCAAAGCTCCGGCAAAAACAACAGGACGGTGCATAA
- a CDS encoding YciI family protein: protein MKAFVLIFRVNSSTDMKPSPEQMQERMDWLGSIAAQNKLVSKGNSLSFGEAKTVKPGHVVTDGPYTEIKEFVSGFIIIQTATIEEAVEIAKKNPIFKSGGSIEVRAVLTPGDNQ, encoded by the coding sequence ATGAAAGCGTTCGTATTAATCTTCAGGGTCAACAGCAGTACAGATATGAAACCCTCTCCCGAGCAGATGCAGGAAAGGATGGACTGGCTGGGCAGCATCGCCGCACAGAACAAACTGGTGAGCAAAGGCAACAGCTTATCTTTTGGAGAAGCCAAAACGGTAAAACCCGGCCATGTGGTAACAGATGGCCCTTATACAGAGATCAAAGAATTTGTAAGTGGTTTTATCATCATCCAAACAGCAACGATTGAAGAAGCGGTAGAAATTGCCAAAAAAAATCCCATCTTCAAAAGTGGTGGCAGTATAGAAGTAAGAGCGGTGCTGACACCGGGGGATAACCAATAA
- a CDS encoding nSTAND1 domain-containing NTPase has product MSTTTDKFQSRYPGPVPFSAAYRELFFGREDDISQLISLIRNKQVTVLFGRSGFGKSSLINAGLCPLLEHTYFNKPGDTPATATRTTLTAEDITDEATSFAAVREEVPAGFYPDEKPYRIIKIRFEINPAGKSQSLVSQFKEQLWAHCNCDDNALFLSALGIPKEEVSAWQLFKTLQLQSEETHTAILLIMDQFEQVFDAPPKEFRQLAIALSEVLYNRMPAPFLHSLKTSGLAKSADPGTLMQLDFLEKGIPIRLLIGIRADKLYLLDDLGDDIPIIFNNRYRLKRLPAFKMDEVICNPATEKGSFASRPFLYTAEAVAKIKDYLTVKQNNKQEIKVETFLLQIICQHLEEQAMLKQAQTDKLIIIGDDDVKNLKDITKNYYKQIFSKPAPTLSENGRTGKTEKPFTPLEKIQIRYLIERKLINEKTRTRICLDKTFVYSLGFDELLLNKLLKTRIVRRELNTVSGESYELSHDAFIQPVLEASQDHELGDLRTAIMGQFTSLFENMGAKESGKVKQLLREHLLDKEGNLLSIQTSLLKSEEWDLLQTMKRNKALIRVEGIQQEGNARAPKTYMLNEVYQDAAISLLNIEQGAKQKRKYASLLSLAGAFLLMLIIIGIVMFKSWRLYYRERALNASIAIPFLLNSDTTQADEQLYALKTAYDQTQRDTARYQSIGKKLVDVFNANGILGTRICMPGKSVESYSLSVINDIFLVTYIDTLKQPEKYTLPGTFEMTPPPPPPNMNKLRDAALYLHAGQDTIVYRGVNAAGFVENAPYLFIKRKDSLYFYELSAQHPPQLAAQMHFRLNNNSLPKEQLQQLDEASNFTVKAFIPKAANREARAYVFTETGFNYTSCLWLLKAGGIEKSLCINAVSQRIYYNTKDSVVITTNDVNGEAGIFNYDLQRRQQLSAKGDYFLLTPVALQLPHLLYGKWRDSTFQIMICNFKGDSLGSKTFSTPWNNVYFDRYNHLVVSEKDSIRFLAQDLSIIKTIPVPVQAASSQVLYALNHQLNALFFNEALIGLYNNGGTRYSTTLPDAINAAWFSNTGDTVFAQCGKLLYILDKKLTVMKKLQNDAPFIDRLAGFKTYSYLLLADLHEKQVQEINSADAASISRWISRYKHPEALTDEQLKAYGLEKRNLLTFIIKLFL; this is encoded by the coding sequence ATGAGCACCACTACAGATAAGTTTCAAAGCAGGTATCCCGGGCCGGTCCCTTTTTCTGCAGCCTATCGTGAGCTGTTCTTTGGCAGGGAAGATGATATCTCCCAGCTGATCAGCCTGATCCGGAACAAACAGGTTACCGTACTATTTGGCCGTTCCGGATTTGGAAAATCCTCCCTGATCAATGCCGGATTATGCCCGCTGCTGGAACATACCTACTTTAATAAACCCGGTGATACGCCCGCTACTGCTACCAGAACGACGCTGACAGCCGAAGATATTACCGATGAAGCAACGTCCTTTGCTGCGGTACGGGAAGAAGTGCCCGCTGGTTTTTATCCCGATGAAAAGCCTTACCGGATCATCAAGATCAGGTTTGAAATTAATCCCGCTGGTAAAAGCCAGTCGCTCGTGAGCCAGTTTAAAGAGCAGCTATGGGCACATTGCAACTGCGATGACAATGCACTGTTCCTCTCTGCATTGGGCATCCCGAAAGAAGAAGTATCTGCCTGGCAGCTGTTTAAAACCCTGCAACTGCAATCAGAAGAAACACATACCGCCATCCTCCTGATCATGGACCAGTTTGAACAGGTGTTTGATGCCCCGCCGAAAGAATTCCGGCAACTGGCCATCGCCTTGTCTGAGGTGCTGTATAACCGGATGCCGGCCCCGTTTCTGCACAGCCTTAAAACATCCGGGCTGGCAAAATCAGCTGATCCGGGTACGCTGATGCAATTGGATTTTCTGGAAAAAGGCATTCCTATCCGCCTGCTCATTGGCATACGTGCCGACAAGCTATACCTGCTGGACGACCTGGGCGATGATATCCCCATCATTTTCAATAACCGCTACCGGCTCAAAAGATTGCCTGCCTTTAAGATGGACGAGGTGATCTGCAACCCCGCTACTGAAAAGGGCAGTTTTGCCTCCCGTCCTTTTCTTTATACCGCGGAAGCAGTAGCGAAAATAAAAGATTATCTCACCGTTAAACAAAACAATAAGCAGGAAATAAAAGTAGAGACCTTTCTGCTGCAGATTATTTGTCAGCACCTGGAAGAGCAGGCCATGCTCAAACAGGCGCAAACAGATAAGCTGATCATCATTGGGGACGATGATGTAAAAAACCTGAAGGATATCACCAAAAACTATTACAAACAGATTTTCAGCAAGCCCGCTCCCACCCTATCAGAAAACGGGCGCACGGGCAAAACAGAGAAGCCCTTTACCCCTTTAGAAAAGATCCAGATACGTTATCTCATAGAGCGAAAACTCATCAATGAAAAAACCCGCACGCGTATCTGCCTGGATAAAACGTTCGTTTATTCGCTGGGGTTTGATGAACTACTGCTGAACAAGCTGCTCAAAACGCGCATCGTTCGCCGGGAGTTGAACACCGTAAGCGGAGAGAGTTATGAGTTAAGTCACGATGCTTTTATACAACCGGTGCTGGAAGCCTCCCAGGATCATGAGCTGGGCGATCTGCGCACGGCCATCATGGGACAGTTTACCTCATTGTTTGAAAATATGGGTGCTAAAGAATCCGGCAAAGTAAAACAATTGCTGCGGGAACATCTGCTGGACAAAGAAGGGAATCTGTTAAGCATACAAACCAGTTTGCTAAAAAGTGAAGAATGGGACCTGCTGCAAACGATGAAGCGCAACAAGGCCCTGATCCGGGTAGAAGGTATACAGCAGGAGGGCAATGCACGCGCCCCTAAAACCTATATGCTGAACGAGGTGTACCAGGATGCCGCTATCAGCCTGCTGAATATTGAACAAGGCGCCAAACAGAAAAGAAAATATGCAAGTTTGCTCAGCCTGGCAGGCGCATTTCTGCTGATGCTGATCATTATTGGCATTGTGATGTTTAAATCCTGGCGATTGTATTACCGGGAGCGGGCACTGAATGCTTCTATTGCCATTCCGTTTCTGCTGAACAGTGATACCACGCAGGCCGATGAGCAACTGTATGCACTTAAAACAGCCTACGATCAAACCCAGCGTGATACCGCCCGGTACCAGAGTATTGGCAAAAAGCTGGTAGATGTTTTTAATGCCAACGGGATCCTGGGTACCCGTATATGCATGCCCGGAAAATCGGTAGAATCCTATAGCTTATCCGTGATCAATGATATCTTTCTGGTAACGTATATCGATACCCTGAAGCAGCCGGAAAAATATACGTTGCCCGGCACTTTTGAAATGACGCCCCCTCCGCCGCCTCCTAACATGAACAAACTACGGGATGCAGCATTATATCTGCATGCCGGGCAGGACACTATAGTATACCGGGGGGTAAATGCGGCTGGTTTTGTAGAAAATGCCCCTTATCTTTTTATCAAACGAAAAGACTCGCTTTACTTTTATGAGCTCAGTGCACAACATCCACCACAGCTGGCCGCACAGATGCATTTCCGGTTAAATAATAATTCGCTTCCTAAAGAGCAGCTTCAGCAATTGGACGAAGCCAGCAACTTCACCGTGAAGGCCTTTATCCCTAAAGCTGCCAACAGGGAGGCCCGCGCTTATGTATTTACTGAAACAGGATTTAATTACACGTCCTGTTTGTGGTTGCTCAAAGCCGGCGGCATTGAAAAATCGTTATGTATCAATGCTGTTTCCCAACGCATCTACTACAACACCAAAGATAGTGTGGTGATTACTACCAATGATGTGAACGGAGAAGCAGGCATTTTCAACTATGACCTCCAGCGCAGGCAACAACTATCCGCCAAAGGAGATTATTTTCTGTTAACCCCTGTGGCATTACAGCTGCCACATCTCTTGTATGGCAAATGGCGGGATTCTACCTTTCAGATTATGATCTGCAATTTTAAGGGAGATAGCCTGGGTAGTAAAACTTTTTCCACGCCCTGGAACAATGTTTATTTTGACAGATACAATCACCTGGTGGTGAGTGAAAAGGACAGTATCCGTTTTCTTGCCCAGGACCTGTCTATCATTAAGACGATTCCTGTTCCGGTACAAGCCGCTTCTTCCCAGGTGCTGTATGCACTCAATCACCAGCTCAATGCGCTCTTTTTCAACGAAGCCCTTATTGGGTTGTATAATAACGGAGGAACGCGTTACAGCACTACCCTTCCGGATGCGATTAATGCTGCCTGGTTTTCCAATACCGGGGATACCGTGTTTGCACAATGTGGCAAACTACTGTATATATTGGATAAGAAACTGACCGTGATGAAAAAGCTACAGAACGATGCTCCGTTTATAGACCGGCTGGCAGGATTCAAAACGTATAGTTATCTGTTGCTGGCCGACCTCCATGAAAAGCAGGTACAGGAAATCAACAGCGCCGATGCTGCCAGCATCTCCCGGTGGATTTCCAGGTATAAGCATCCCGAAGCACTCACAGACGAGCAACTCAAAGCATATGGGCTGGAAAAACGTAATCTCCTGACTTTTATTATCAAGTTGTTTTTATGA
- a CDS encoding alpha-L-fucosidase, whose translation MLVKRLFLLGLALVSARAIAQDMPDMWTKGAATQKEHPNLQWFKDAKFGLFIHWGLYSKLGGNWKDSSYYGSGEWLQYRAQIPAAEYEQVADSFNPVDFDAAQWAQTAKDAGIGYMVITAKHHEGFSMYDSKVSDFDIMDASPYKKDPMKALSAACKAQGIPFGFYYSQFLDWHEPNGGGNNWDFDEKKKDYLRYYREKSVPQLKELLTNYGPLGIVWFDMPGGLTKEQTRQMIDSLRTLQPGCLFSSRVGHDLGDYRDFGDSEVPPVPIPGAWESIYTHNDSWGFIAHDMNFKAPGEIIRLLSNVASKGGNLMLNVGPDGTGKWPAYSVQYLLATGKWLKQYGESIYGTTHGLIPAQPWGVTTAKKQRLYLHVWTPPANGMLRVPYMKAKVTSVTLLGSTTPVKWKQLPEELQVQLPATLPDTRNTVLLVNYTGTQPDYSGERTQTVSTQYTQTEIPAIWAQTKGQAQNKLLTYSHYFGDWKHDNCATAIREPADELVFNLQVQDPGDYKIILEYACTDKMPVREAVVQMVGQQLSFLTLRTGEYDINKPLLYIQHAAGIVKVTQPGSQTLSIKPMTAAGTELFWLRKVILQPVR comes from the coding sequence ATGCTGGTAAAAAGACTTTTCCTGCTGGGGCTGGCCCTGGTAAGTGCCCGCGCCATAGCGCAGGACATGCCTGATATGTGGACAAAAGGTGCTGCCACGCAAAAAGAACATCCCAATCTGCAATGGTTCAAAGACGCCAAATTTGGCTTGTTTATACATTGGGGACTGTATTCCAAACTGGGGGGCAACTGGAAAGACAGCAGCTACTACGGCAGCGGGGAATGGCTGCAATACCGGGCACAGATCCCGGCAGCGGAGTATGAGCAGGTGGCTGACAGCTTTAACCCGGTCGATTTTGATGCCGCCCAATGGGCGCAAACTGCCAAAGATGCGGGTATCGGCTATATGGTTATCACCGCCAAACACCATGAAGGTTTCAGCATGTACGATTCCAAAGTATCAGACTTTGATATCATGGATGCCTCTCCCTATAAAAAAGATCCCATGAAGGCGCTATCAGCTGCCTGTAAAGCACAGGGCATTCCCTTCGGATTTTATTACTCCCAATTCCTCGACTGGCACGAGCCCAACGGCGGAGGTAATAACTGGGACTTTGACGAAAAGAAAAAAGACTACCTCCGCTATTACCGCGAGAAATCAGTTCCCCAGCTCAAAGAATTGCTGACCAACTATGGCCCCCTGGGCATCGTGTGGTTTGACATGCCGGGAGGACTTACCAAAGAGCAGACCCGGCAGATGATCGACAGCCTCCGCACCCTGCAGCCAGGCTGCCTGTTCAGCAGCCGCGTAGGGCACGACCTGGGCGATTACCGCGATTTTGGCGATTCGGAAGTGCCGCCGGTACCCATCCCCGGTGCCTGGGAATCGATCTATACCCATAACGACTCCTGGGGATTCATTGCGCATGATATGAACTTTAAAGCGCCGGGAGAAATTATCCGCCTGCTGTCTAACGTGGCTTCCAAAGGCGGCAACCTGATGCTCAACGTAGGACCGGATGGTACCGGCAAGTGGCCCGCATATTCCGTACAATACCTGCTGGCTACCGGCAAATGGCTGAAACAATACGGAGAAAGTATCTATGGTACCACCCACGGCCTCATCCCTGCCCAACCCTGGGGGGTAACTACGGCCAAAAAACAACGGCTGTACCTGCATGTATGGACGCCTCCTGCTAATGGTATGCTGCGCGTACCCTATATGAAAGCAAAAGTGACAAGCGTGACATTACTGGGTAGTACCACCCCCGTAAAATGGAAACAACTGCCGGAAGAACTCCAGGTACAATTGCCGGCTACGCTGCCGGATACTCGCAATACCGTATTGCTGGTAAACTATACCGGTACACAACCTGACTATTCCGGAGAACGTACCCAAACGGTGAGCACCCAATACACACAAACAGAAATTCCAGCCATATGGGCGCAAACCAAGGGACAGGCACAAAATAAACTGCTTACTTATTCGCATTACTTCGGCGACTGGAAGCATGATAACTGCGCTACAGCTATCCGTGAGCCTGCAGATGAACTGGTGTTTAATCTGCAGGTACAAGATCCCGGCGATTATAAAATAATCCTGGAATATGCCTGTACGGATAAGATGCCCGTTCGAGAGGCCGTCGTGCAAATGGTAGGGCAGCAACTGTCTTTCCTGACACTAAGAACAGGTGAATATGATATAAATAAACCCCTTCTGTATATACAACATGCAGCAGGGATTGTAAAAGTAACACAGCCAGGTAGTCAGACGCTTAGTATAAAACCAATGACGGCAGCCGGTACGGAACTCTTCTGGCTGCGTAAGGTTATCCTGCAACCGGTACGCTGA
- a CDS encoding helix-turn-helix transcriptional regulator, whose translation MKRVRPKGVDYLGDANVLDAAGLHGETKEMLQQLAKDICNLVFMDIDIPGMSALEAASIVKAAYPEINVILLTVNEERQSVESVEPRPLEVSAGHEPPVSLSAFISRVYEAAIHSNMVAVNKVLAFFNNRLEERPGNGYGLTARELEILRCLVGGDTYKNIAAHCHISVGTVRSHIMNIYRKLDVNSRSNAIVKAMKESLVT comes from the coding sequence ATGAAAAGAGTGCGGCCTAAAGGGGTAGATTATTTGGGAGATGCTAACGTTTTGGATGCAGCAGGATTGCACGGTGAAACGAAAGAAATGTTACAACAATTAGCTAAAGACATCTGTAACCTGGTGTTTATGGATATCGACATTCCTGGGATGTCTGCTTTGGAAGCTGCCAGCATTGTAAAGGCAGCTTATCCTGAAATTAATGTGATCCTGCTGACAGTAAATGAAGAAAGGCAATCGGTTGAGAGTGTGGAGCCCCGTCCGCTGGAAGTTTCCGCTGGCCATGAGCCCCCTGTTTCTTTATCTGCATTTATTTCCCGTGTATATGAAGCGGCCATACACTCCAATATGGTTGCGGTAAATAAAGTATTGGCATTTTTTAATAATCGCCTGGAAGAACGTCCCGGCAACGGATACGGCCTTACCGCCCGCGAGCTGGAAATACTGCGCTGCCTGGTGGGAGGCGATACCTACAAAAATATTGCAGCGCATTGCCACATCAGTGTAGGCACCGTGCGATCGCATATCATGAATATCTACCGCAAACTGGATGTTAATTCCAGGTCTAATGCGATTGTAAAAGCCATGAAAGAAAGCCTGGTTACTTAA
- a CDS encoding SIR2 family protein, which yields MTDQDESIYRSLLKGISTGECALILGPLFGVTQDGKKIHEMLRHTLQQDYKVDLDTDFDNLFIVRKYPDAVFEFQLRGAIQEFYADIQPQVHKVYDDLVQINFHAIVSFTQDEFLKDAFKRAQSQKVFQYFSVKGTAAENTPPANNAGATLGARKKGPPILYNLYGRCNDPDSLIVGYDTFYEFLFSFIGEKQQQQLREMSERLKDSKMFLFLGFNLKKWYVPLLLTMLLKRQSSIRIPAIATMDDTDEQSNQNYMEWLSRYPMAMSFVDGTSIELIEKIIAAGKKEQEHLSADAGDNANGQPGRPQNGSTAVRKSLLRQEDHQVVPPISINEAYNQVINASSAEALLKTMQRLFESLENRNISKETNRALIDIIGALSALRREIIEGLPSEEASFRLRKLRMQIIELFESILA from the coding sequence ATGACAGATCAGGATGAAAGTATTTACAGATCGCTGCTGAAGGGAATCAGTACCGGCGAATGTGCGCTGATATTAGGTCCTTTGTTTGGCGTTACACAAGATGGAAAAAAGATCCATGAAATGCTCCGGCATACTTTGCAACAGGATTACAAAGTAGACCTGGACACTGATTTCGACAACCTGTTCATTGTCAGAAAATATCCGGATGCGGTGTTTGAATTCCAGTTGCGCGGTGCTATCCAGGAGTTTTATGCAGATATACAACCACAGGTGCATAAAGTGTATGATGATCTTGTGCAGATTAATTTCCATGCCATTGTAAGCTTTACCCAGGATGAATTTTTAAAGGATGCCTTTAAGCGGGCACAATCCCAGAAAGTATTCCAGTACTTCTCTGTTAAAGGCACCGCTGCCGAGAATACTCCCCCCGCCAATAACGCAGGCGCCACTTTAGGCGCCCGGAAAAAAGGGCCGCCTATTCTTTATAACCTGTATGGCCGGTGTAATGACCCCGACTCCCTGATAGTAGGGTATGATACTTTTTATGAGTTCCTCTTTTCCTTTATCGGAGAAAAACAGCAGCAGCAATTGCGCGAGATGTCTGAGCGGCTCAAAGACTCCAAGATGTTTCTCTTCCTGGGCTTTAACCTCAAAAAGTGGTATGTACCCTTACTGCTCACCATGCTGCTCAAAAGACAATCCTCTATCAGGATACCTGCCATTGCCACCATGGATGATACGGATGAACAAAGTAACCAGAACTATATGGAGTGGTTATCCCGCTATCCGATGGCCATGTCTTTTGTAGATGGTACCAGCATTGAGCTGATCGAAAAGATCATCGCTGCCGGAAAAAAAGAGCAGGAGCATTTATCTGCTGATGCCGGCGATAATGCCAATGGCCAGCCTGGCAGACCCCAGAATGGCAGTACGGCCGTCAGAAAAAGTCTTTTAAGACAGGAGGATCACCAGGTGGTGCCCCCTATTTCCATTAATGAAGCCTACAACCAGGTAATCAATGCCAGCAGTGCGGAGGCCTTACTCAAAACAATGCAACGGTTGTTTGAATCATTGGAAAACAGGAATATCAGCAAAGAAACAAACCGGGCGCTGATAGATATCATAGGCGCCCTCAGCGCTTTAAGAAGAGAAATTATTGAAGGGCTACCTTCTGAAGAAGCCAGCTTTCGCCTGAGAAAACTCCGCATGCAGATTATTGAACTTTTTGAATCCATACTGGCATGA
- a CDS encoding alpha/beta fold hydrolase, whose protein sequence is MKKLLMTVIICICSIQIITAQQDTPVATSTYPGEPFDFFGYDARSFTFAGRPAKLAFPREAAPGNPWIWRALFWGHEPQTDTALLRIGYHVAYIEVADLHGSPAAVEVWEQFYKYLTTTFSLSPKTVLECFSRAGLIGYNWAARHPEQVACIYADAPVLDIKSWPGRKGPVSAKNDKGEQKKLWEQCLQAYGLSEQEAMTFKGNPVDNLKPLAAHRIPLLHICGMADEVVPYEENTGVLVKRYHALGGTVREIKKPGVGHHPHSLTDPAPIVQFILENNRER, encoded by the coding sequence ATGAAAAAACTACTTATGACTGTTATTATCTGTATCTGCAGTATACAGATAATAACGGCCCAGCAAGACACACCTGTTGCCACTTCTACCTATCCCGGTGAACCCTTTGATTTTTTCGGGTATGATGCCCGGTCTTTTACCTTTGCAGGCAGGCCCGCCAAACTGGCTTTTCCCAGGGAAGCTGCACCCGGAAATCCCTGGATATGGCGTGCATTGTTCTGGGGGCACGAGCCCCAGACAGATACCGCACTACTACGTATAGGATACCACGTTGCCTATATAGAAGTGGCTGATCTGCATGGCAGCCCTGCTGCGGTAGAGGTATGGGAACAATTTTATAAATACCTGACCACCACTTTTTCCCTTTCTCCCAAAACAGTATTGGAATGTTTCAGCCGGGCAGGTTTAATTGGTTATAACTGGGCCGCCAGGCATCCGGAGCAGGTAGCCTGTATTTACGCTGATGCCCCTGTGCTGGATATCAAAAGCTGGCCCGGCAGGAAAGGACCGGTATCAGCTAAAAATGATAAAGGCGAACAAAAAAAATTGTGGGAACAATGTTTGCAGGCTTATGGTCTTAGCGAACAGGAAGCTATGACTTTTAAGGGCAATCCCGTGGATAATCTGAAACCATTGGCGGCACACCGGATCCCTTTACTGCATATTTGCGGAATGGCCGATGAGGTAGTGCCCTATGAGGAAAATACCGGCGTGCTGGTAAAAAGATACCACGCATTGGGAGGTACGGTCCGTGAAATCAAAAAGCCAGGTGTAGGGCATCATCCACATAGCCTTACTGATCCTGCACCCATTGTTCAGTTTATACTCGAAAATAACCGGGAGCGATAG